A window of the Myxocyprinus asiaticus isolate MX2 ecotype Aquarium Trade chromosome 11, UBuf_Myxa_2, whole genome shotgun sequence genome harbors these coding sequences:
- the LOC127448515 gene encoding calcipressin-1-like isoform X4, whose amino-acid sequence MASFEELFRAFDSNVTFQFFKSFRRVRINFTDALAAAEARAKLHKSDFNGREVRLYFAQSVHIGSPHLEPPKPDKQFLLSPPPSPPVGWEQSKDATPVINYDLLCAIARLGPGEKYELQPGTPTTPSVVVHVCESDQDSSGNEEDMEGGQHPRRKIIQTRRPEYTSSVMQ is encoded by the exons GCCAGTTTTGAGGAGCTGTTTCGTGCCTTTGACAGCAATGTCACCTTCCAGTTTTTTAAGAGTTTCCGTCGGGTGAGGATTAATTTTACTGATGCTCTGGCAGCTGCGGAGGcaagagcaaaactccacaaaaGTGACTTCAACGGCAGGGAGGTGCGACTCTATTTTGCCCAG TCTGTGCACATTGGCAGTCCACACCTGGAACCTCCTAAACCAGATAAGCAGTTCCTCCTCTCCCCTCCTCCATCACCTCCTGTGGGTTGGGAGCAGTCCAAGGACGCCACACCTGTCATTAACTATGACCTTCTGTGTGCCATCGCAAGACTTGGGCCAG GTGAAAAGTATGAACTCCAACCAGGTACCCCCACCACTCCCAGTGTGGTAGTACATGTTTGCGAGAGTGACCAAGACAGCTCAGGAAATGAGGAGGATATGGAGGGAGGCCAACATCCCCGTCGGAAAATCATCCAGACCCGTCGACCAGAATACACTTCCTCTGTCATGCAGTGA
- the LOC127448515 gene encoding calcipressin-1-like isoform X3, giving the protein MHLKTMKCNPFCLIASLEDPVMFNSPVERASFEELFRAFDSNVTFQFFKSFRRVRINFTDALAAAEARAKLHKSDFNGREVRLYFAQSVHIGSPHLEPPKPDKQFLLSPPPSPPVGWEQSKDATPVINYDLLCAIARLGPGEKYELQPGTPTTPSVVVHVCESDQDSSGNEEDMEGGQHPRRKIIQTRRPEYTSSVMQ; this is encoded by the exons ATGCATCTGAAAACCATGAAGTGCAACCCTTTCTGCCTTATCGCTTCCTTAGAGGATCCAGTTATGTTTAACAGCCCTGTGGAGAGG GCCAGTTTTGAGGAGCTGTTTCGTGCCTTTGACAGCAATGTCACCTTCCAGTTTTTTAAGAGTTTCCGTCGGGTGAGGATTAATTTTACTGATGCTCTGGCAGCTGCGGAGGcaagagcaaaactccacaaaaGTGACTTCAACGGCAGGGAGGTGCGACTCTATTTTGCCCAG TCTGTGCACATTGGCAGTCCACACCTGGAACCTCCTAAACCAGATAAGCAGTTCCTCCTCTCCCCTCCTCCATCACCTCCTGTGGGTTGGGAGCAGTCCAAGGACGCCACACCTGTCATTAACTATGACCTTCTGTGTGCCATCGCAAGACTTGGGCCAG GTGAAAAGTATGAACTCCAACCAGGTACCCCCACCACTCCCAGTGTGGTAGTACATGTTTGCGAGAGTGACCAAGACAGCTCAGGAAATGAGGAGGATATGGAGGGAGGCCAACATCCCCGTCGGAAAATCATCCAGACCCGTCGACCAGAATACACTTCCTCTGTCATGCAGTGA